The Pseudomonas sp. B21-023 genomic interval GTATGTCCAGGACCTGCTGCAGGACAAGGAGCTGGAGCTGGGTGAAAGCGCGCCGGAAGTCGTCGTGGAGCCGGTCGTGGCGGCCGAACCAGAGCCAGAGCCAGAGCCTGTGGTCGAAGAGGCTGACCTGGACAGCGCCTTCGACCTGAGTCTGGGGGATGACCTGCCGGCAGATGACCACCTCGACATGGCCGGTCTCGAGGACCTGGTCGTCGAGACGCCCGAGGCCGAGGCTGCACCCGCCGTTGCCGAAACCGATGCCGACGACGATTTCGAGGCATTGCTCGCCCAGGCGCAGGCGACACCGCAAAATGTCGACGACTTGGCCGAATTCGACCTGGATGTCGCCGAAGAGCCGGTGGCTCTGACCGGCAGCGAGGAGGCCCCGGTGGACGTGGCGGCCGAGCTGGCGGCCTTCGAGGCGATTCCGGAGTTCGATCCGATCTCCGAGCTGGAGCTGCCCGAGGACTTCGACCTGTCGCTGTCGCTGGACGACGACTCGCCGGCGGCGAAGAACTTCGCCTCGGAGCTGGACGACGTCAATGCCGAGCTCGACAAGCTGTCGCAGAACCTCGAGACCCCATCGGTTGCACAGCCATCGTTCACCGCCGAGGACGCGGCGCTGGAGCCCGAGCCGCTGGACGACCTGGACTTCGACTTCTTCTCCGGCGCCGACGAGGTAGCCACCAAGCTCGACCTGGCCCGCGCCTACATCGACATGGGCGACCATCAGGGCGCCCGTGACATCCTCGACGAAGTGGTCAAGGACGGCGACGACAGCCAACGCGAGGAAGCCAACGAGATGCTCTCGCGCCTGGTCTGACGCAAAGCTGTACATCGCGGGGCAAGCCTGCTTTCACGCAAGACGTGGGGCGGGCTTGCCCCGCGATCATTTCGGCCCCTGCACGGTTTGCCGGTATACTTCCGCCTTTCGTTTCATCATCAGGTTTGCCGCTCTTGGACATCATCGACACCGCCGCCGCCGAATCGGCTGCCGAAGGCTACACCCGCATCGCTTTGGGCGTGGAATACAAAGGTTCGCGCTATCGCGGCTGGCAACGCCAGGCCAGCGGCGTGCCGAGTGTCCAGCAGGCCCTGGAACAGGCGCTGTCGACGGTGGCCAACGAACCTATCTCGGTGATCTGCGCCGGGCGCACCGATGCCGGCGTCCATGGCTGCGGGCAGATCGTGCATTTCGACACCCGCGCCGTGCGCGACGAGCGCGCCTGGACCCTGGGCACCAACTTCAACCTGCCCCACGACATCAGCGTGGTCTGGTCGGCGCCCATGCCTGCACACTTCCATGCCCGCTTCAAGGCCACCGCGCGGCGCTACCGCTACGTGATCTACAACGACCCGATCCGCCCGGCGCACCTGGCCGAGGAAGTCACCTGGAACCACCGCCCGCTGGACGTCGAGCGCATGGCCGAGGCCGCGCAGTACCTGCTGGGTACCCATGACTTCAGTGCCTTTCGCGCCAGCCAGTGCCAGGCCAAGTCACCGATCAAGCACATCCACCACCTGCGTGTGACCCGGCATGGGCGGATGATCGTGCTGGATGTGCGTGCCACCGCGTTCCTGCACCACATGGTGCGCAACATCGCCGGCGTGCTGATGACCATCGGCGCCGGTGAGCGTCCGGTGGAGTGGGCCCGCGAGGTGCTGGAGGGGCGCAACCGCCGTGACGGCGGGGTAACCGCGCACCCTTACGGTCTTTACCTGGTGCAGGTGGAGTACCCGGAAGAATACGCGCTGCCGCAGCGTTACATCGGCCCACACTTTCTTACTGGCTACGAGGCGCTGGCGGACTGACGGAGCACAGGTCATTTGCTACCATCGGCGCTTCCCCGATCACTCAAGGTTCGCTGTCCATGAGCAATGTTCGCAGCAAGATCTGCGGGATTACCCGCATCGAGGATGCCCTGGCTGCGGTCGAGGCCGGCGCCGACGCCCTCGGTTTCGTCTTCTATGCGAAAAGCCCGCGGGCGGTGGAGGTGCGTCAGGCGCGGACGATCATCGACGCGCTGCCGCCGTTCGTGACCACCGTGGGGCTGTTCGTCAACGCCTCGCGCTGCGAGCTCAACGAGATCCTCGAAGTGGTTTCCCTGGACCTGCTACAGTTCCACGGCGATGAGACCCCGGCCGATTGCGAGGGCTACCACCGCCCCTGGATCAAGGCCCTGCGGGTGCGCCCGGGGGATGACCTGGAGGCCGCCTGCCGGCACTACGCTGGCGCTCGCGGCATCCTGCTGGATGCCTATGTACCAGGCGTGCCGGGAGGAACCGGCGAGGCGTTCGACTGGTCACTGATTCCGCAACACCTGAGCAAGCCGATCATCCTTGCCGGTGGCCTGTCGGCCGACAACGTCGCCGAGGCCATTCGCCAGGTGCGCCCGTACGCGGTGGACGTCAGCGGCGGCGTGGAGCAGGCCAAAGGCATCAAGGATGCGGCAAGGATCGAAGCCTTCATGCAGGCGGTCAAGCACGCGTGAACGCGGATGTGACGGCTGGCCGCGCGCCATCGTCCATAGCTTTCGCAGCCCGGTGCTGCCAGGCCGCGCCAGAGCGCGGGGCATGCCGGGGAAGAATTGGAGGTGGGGCGGCCCAAGGTCGGCCCATCGTCGCTTTACAGAAGAATTTGAGCTCAAGGGCAGGGCGGGGCCGCAAAGGTCTCCCCGGCCAATACTGGAGAAAGCAAGCATGAGCAACTGGTTGGTAGACAAACTGATCCCTTCGATCATGCGTTCCGAGGTGAAGAAGAGCTCGGTGCCGGAAGGGCTGTGGCACAAGTGCCCGTCCTGCGAAGCCGTGCTGTATCGCCCGGAGCTGGAAAAGACCCTCGACGTCTGCCCTAAGTGCAACCACCACATGCGTATCGGCGCGCGCGCGCGCATCGATATCTTCCTCGATCCAGAAGGTCGCGCAGAACTGGGCGCCGACCTGGAGCCGGTCGATCGCCTGAAGTTCCGTGACGGCAAGAAGTACAAGGACCGCCTGACCGCCGCGCAGAAGCAGACCGGTGAGAAGGACGCGCTGATCTCCATGAGCGGCACCCTGATGGGCATGCCGATCGTGGTCAGCGCCTTCGAGTTCTCCTTCATGGGCGGCTCGATGGGCGCCATCGTCGGCGAGCGTTTCGTGCGTGCTGCCAACTACGCCCTGGAAAATCGCTGCCCGATGGTCTGCTTCTCCGCTTCCGGCGGTGCGCGCATGCAGGAAGCACTGATCTCGCTTATGCAGATGGCCAAGACTTCCGCCGTGCTGGCGCGCCTGCGCGAAGAAGGCATTCCGTTCATCTCGGTGCTGACCGACCCGGTCTATGGCGGCGTTTCCGCCAGCCTGGCGATGCTTGGCGACGTGATCGTCGGCGAGCCGAAGGCGCTGATCGGCTTTGCCGGCCCGCGGGTAATCGAGCAGACCGTGCGCGAGAAGCTGCCGGAAGGCTTCCAGCGCAGCGAGTTCCTGCTGGAGCACGGTGCCATCGACCTGATCATTTCCCGTGACGAGCTGCGCCCGCGCCTGGCTCGCCTGCTGGCGCAGATGACCGGCCAGCCGACGCCGGAAGCGGCCAAAGAGGTCGCCGCCGTCGCGTGATGAACCAGCGCAGCCTGGGCGACTGGCTCGCCTATCTCGAACAGTTGCACCCCTCGGCCATCGACATGGGCCTGGAGCGCTCGCAACAGGTGCTTGCGCGCCTGGGCCTGGGCGCGCTGGCGCCCCGTGTGGTCACGGTGACTGGCACCAACGGCAAGGGCTCGACCTGCGCCTTCATGGCCGCGTTGCTGCGCTCGCAGGGGCTAAGGGTCGGGGTGTACAGTTCGCCGCATCTGCTGCGTTACAACGAACGGGTGCTGATCGACGGCCAGGAGGCCAGCGATGAGCGCCTGTGCGAAGCGTTCGCCGCCGTGGAAGCGGCGCGGGGCGAGATCTCGCTGACCTATTTCGAAATGGGCACCCTGGCGGCGTTCTGGTTGTTCAAGCAAGCCGCACTGGATGCCGTGGTGCTCGAGGTCGGTTTGGGTGGCCGGCTGGATGCGGTCAACCTGGTGGATGCCGACATCGCGCTGGTCACCAGCATTGGCGTCGACCACGTCGATTACCTGGGCGATAGCCGCGAGTCGGTAGCCTACGAGAAGGCGGGAATCTTCCGCCAGGGCAAGCCTGCGCTGTGCGGTGACCTTGATCCGCCGCAGCCTTTGTTGGACAAGGTGCGCGAGCTGGATTGCCCGTT includes:
- the truA gene encoding tRNA pseudouridine(38-40) synthase TruA, translated to MDIIDTAAAESAAEGYTRIALGVEYKGSRYRGWQRQASGVPSVQQALEQALSTVANEPISVICAGRTDAGVHGCGQIVHFDTRAVRDERAWTLGTNFNLPHDISVVWSAPMPAHFHARFKATARRYRYVIYNDPIRPAHLAEEVTWNHRPLDVERMAEAAQYLLGTHDFSAFRASQCQAKSPIKHIHHLRVTRHGRMIVLDVRATAFLHHMVRNIAGVLMTIGAGERPVEWAREVLEGRNRRDGGVTAHPYGLYLVQVEYPEEYALPQRYIGPHFLTGYEALAD
- a CDS encoding phosphoribosylanthranilate isomerase; translation: MSNVRSKICGITRIEDALAAVEAGADALGFVFYAKSPRAVEVRQARTIIDALPPFVTTVGLFVNASRCELNEILEVVSLDLLQFHGDETPADCEGYHRPWIKALRVRPGDDLEAACRHYAGARGILLDAYVPGVPGGTGEAFDWSLIPQHLSKPIILAGGLSADNVAEAIRQVRPYAVDVSGGVEQAKGIKDAARIEAFMQAVKHA
- the accD gene encoding acetyl-CoA carboxylase, carboxyltransferase subunit beta; protein product: MSNWLVDKLIPSIMRSEVKKSSVPEGLWHKCPSCEAVLYRPELEKTLDVCPKCNHHMRIGARARIDIFLDPEGRAELGADLEPVDRLKFRDGKKYKDRLTAAQKQTGEKDALISMSGTLMGMPIVVSAFEFSFMGGSMGAIVGERFVRAANYALENRCPMVCFSASGGARMQEALISLMQMAKTSAVLARLREEGIPFISVLTDPVYGGVSASLAMLGDVIVGEPKALIGFAGPRVIEQTVREKLPEGFQRSEFLLEHGAIDLIISRDELRPRLARLLAQMTGQPTPEAAKEVAAVA